From a single Capsicum annuum cultivar UCD-10X-F1 chromosome 12, UCD10Xv1.1, whole genome shotgun sequence genomic region:
- the LOC107851227 gene encoding chaperone protein dnaJ 49, whose product MDGNKEEALKCLKIAEASIASGNREKALRFLNKARRLDPSLDINDPFSQSENSCTKSSPSSSSVPTTESSGGVRRRVSGYTEEQVSIVRELKKKKDYYDILGLEKGCSVEEVRKAYRKLSLKVHPDKNKAPGAEEAFKMVSKAFKCLSDEESRRTYDTVGSEEESVYVRSNNNTRHHHAAGFNGFYDNDIDAEEIFRNFFFGGGMMNRGTTTHFSFGPGMGVGNHGSNGLFRTLIQLLPVILILLVNFLPSSEPVYVFSRSYPYDLRLTTQRGVNYYVKSGKFEQEYPVNTPNRLALEEKVENDYFSILSHNCRLELQQLHWGYQRQTPNCDTLKQFQAAA is encoded by the coding sequence ATGGATGGTAATAAAGAGGAGGCattaaaatgtttaaaaatagCGGAAGCTTCGATTGCATCTGGTAATCGTGAAAAGGCGTTGCGATTCTTAAATAAAGCTCGCCGTTTAGATCCTTCCCTTGATATTAATGATCCGTTTTCCCAATCGGAAAATAGTTGTACTAAATCTTCCCCATCTAGCTCCTCTGTACCCACGACGGAAAGTAGTGGTGGGGTGCGGAGGAGAGTGTCGGGTTATACCGAGGAGCAAGTGAGTATTGTGagggaattgaagaagaagaaggattatTACGATATTTTAGGGTTAGAGAAAGGATGTAGTGTTGAGGAAGTTAGGAAAGCTTATAGGAAACTGTCGTTAAAAGTTCATCCTGATAAAAACAAGGCGCCCGGGGCGGAAGAGGCGTTTAAGATGGTGTCTAAGGCGTTTAAGTGTTTGAGCGATGAGGAAAGTAGGAGAACGTATGACACTGTTGGGTCTGAGGAGGAATCTGTCTACGTGAGGTCTAATAATAATACTAGACATCATCATGCTGCTGGATTTAATGGTTTCTACGATAATGACATTGATGCCGAGGAGATATTTAGGAATTTCTTCTTTGGCGGCGGTATGATGAATCGTGGAACGACCACTCATTTTAGCTTTGGCCCTGGAATGGGAGTCGGGAATCATGGATCGAATGGATTGTTCAGGACTTTGATTCAGTTGTTGCCGGTTATATTGATCTTGTTGGTGAACTTTCTACCGTCATCTGAGCCAGTTTATGTATTTTCAAGGTCGTATCCATATGATCTTCGGTTGACTACACAAAGGGGTGTGAACTACTATGTCAAGTCTGGGAAATTTGAACAGGAGTATCCTGTTAATACTCCAAATCGTTTGGCCCTTGAAGAAAAGGTCGAGAATGATTATTTTTCAATTCTATCTCACAATTGCAGGCTTGAGCTACAACAACTTCATTGGGGTTATCAACGACAAACACCAAATTGTGATACACTAAAGCAGTTCCAAGCTGCAGCTTGA